In a single window of the Mesoplodon densirostris isolate mMesDen1 chromosome 16, mMesDen1 primary haplotype, whole genome shotgun sequence genome:
- the SLC4A11 gene encoding solute carrier family 4 member 11 → MSQNGYFEDAGYLKRDTDDASETREESLGDEAFDTVNSSIVSGESIRFFVNVNLEVQPTQSESESPGGYGLLHISRKYLKLKNFEEEIRAHRDLDDFLARASIILNETATSLDDVLRAMLCRLAQDSQNIEPDCNLDLLMAMLFTDAGAPMEGKAVHLLSDTIQGVTATVTGVQYQQSWLCIICTSKALLKRHVCISRLVRPQNWGENSCEVRFVILVLAPPKMKSTKTATEVGRTFATMFLDITFRQKLLKTRTEEEFKEALVHQRQLLTVMSHCPSISMKDYSMSSICTHRPPQPPRHKDFLPMGRGIREDIARRFPVYPLDFTDGMIGKNKAVGKYITTTLFLYFACLLPTIAFGSLNDENTNGAIDVQKTIAGQSIGGLLYALFSGQPLVVLLTTAPLALYIHVIRGICDDYDLDFSTFYAWTGLWNSFFLALYALFNLSLVMSLFKRSTEEIIALFISITFVLDAVKGMVKIFQKYYCGHNPGNYYEDRSSPVSLLGLSPSLNSSLHAALNTSLLASPPELTSVGSQGPEPLARDTAVLSLLIMLGTLWLSYTLYQFKKSPYLHPYMREILSDCALPISVLTFSLISSYGFQEIKMGKFRYNPSKSLFEMAEMHSLSLVAVSGAMGLGFLLSMLFFIEQNLVAALANAPENRLAKGTAYHWDLLLVAIINTGLSLFGLPWIHAAYPHSPLHVRALAMVEERVENGHIYETIVSVKETRLTSLGASILVGFSLLLLPFPLQWIPKPVLYGLFLYIALTSIDGNQLFARMVLLLKDQTSYPPTHYIRRVPQRKIHYFTGLQVLQLLLLCAFGMSTLPYMKMIFPLIMIAMIPIRYNLLPQIIEAKYLDAMDAEH, encoded by the exons ATGTCGCAGAATGGATACTTTGAGGATGCAG GCTACCTCAAGCGTGACACGGATGATGCCTCTGAAACCCGTGAGGAGAGCCTGGGGGATGAGGCCTTCGACACGGTCAACTCCTCCATTGTGTCTGGCGAGAGCATCCGTTTCTTTGTCAACGTCAACCTCGAGGTGCAGCCCACCCAGTCCG AGAGTGAATCGCCTGGCGGCTACGGGCTCCTACACATCTCCCGCAAG TACCTGAAGCTAAAGAACTTTGAGGAAGAGATCCGAGCGCACCGGGACCTAGACGACTTCTTGGCACGGGCCAGCATCATCCTGAACGAGACAGCCACCTCCCTGGATGATGTGCTACGGGCCATGCTGTGCCGCTTAGCCCAAGACTCCCAGAACATCGAGCCCGACTGCAACTTGGACCTGCTCATGGCCATGCTTTTCACTGATGCCGGGGCCCCCATGGAGGGTAAAG CAGTTCACCTACTGTCAGATACCATCCAAGGGGTCACTGCCACAGTAACGGGGGTGCAATACCAGCAGTCGTGGCTCTGCATCAT CTGTACCTCCAAGGCCCTGCTGAAGCGGCACGTGTGCATCAGCCGCCTGGTTCGCCCGCAGAACTGGGGGGAGAATTCCTGTGAGGTGCGGTTTGTCATCCTGGTGCTGGCCCCACCCAAGATG AAAAGCACCAAAACTGCGACGGAGGTGGGACGCACGTTTGCCACCATGTTCTTAGACATCACCTTCCGCCAGAAGCTCCTGAAGACCCGCACGGAGGAGGAATTCAAGGAGGCCCTGGTACATCAGAGACAGCTGCTCACCGTAATGAGCCACTGTCCGAGCATCAGCATGAAGGACTACAGCATGAGCTCCATCTGCACCCACAGACCCCCGCAG CCCCCACGGCACAAGGACTTTCTCCCCATGGGGAGGGGCATCCGGGAGGACATCGCCCGCAGATTCCCTGTGTACCCACTGGACTTCACTGATG GCATGATCGGGAAAAACAAAGCTGTGGGCAAATACATCACCACCACCCTGTTCCTCTACTTCGCCTGCCTCCTGCCCACGATCGCTTTTGGGTCCCTCAACGATGAGAACACGAACGGGGCCATTG ATGTACAGAAGACCATAGCTGGGCAGAGCATTGGAGGCCTCTTGTACGCACTCTTCTCCGGGCAGCCACTGGTGGTGCTGCTGACGACCGCACCCCTGGCCCTCTACATCCACG TGATCCGTGGCATCTGTGATGACTACGATCTGGACTTCAGTACCTTCTACGCATGGACAGGCCTGTGGAACAGTTTCTTCCTCGCGCTTTATGCCCTCTTCAACCTCAGCCTGGTCATGAGTCTCTTCAAGAG GTCAACGGAGGAGATCATTGCTTTGTTCATTTCCATCACATTCGTGCTGGATGCTGTCAAGGGCATGGTCAAAA TCTTCCAGAAGTACTACTGTGGCCACAACCCCGGGAACTACTACGAAGATAGGTCTTCCCCGGTGAGCCTGCtgggcctcagccccagcctcaaCAGCAGCCTCCACGCTGCCCTCAACACCAGCCTCCTGGCCAGCCCACCAGAGCTGACTTCAGTGGGCAGCCAGGGCCCCGAGCCCCTGGCCCGGGACACGGCTGTGCTCAGCCTCCTCATCATGCTGGGGACACTCTGGCTGAGCTACACCCTCTACCAGTTCAAGAAGAG CCCCTACCTGCACCCCTACATGCGTGAGATCCTGTCAGACTGTGCCTTGCCCATCTCAGTGCTCACCTTCTCCCTCATCTCTTCCTACGGCTTCCAGGAGATTAAGA TGGGCAAGTTCCGATACAACCCAAGCAAGAGCCTGTTCGAGATGGCCGAGATGCACTCGCTATCCCTGGTGGCCGTCAGCGGCGCCATGGGCCTCGGCTTCCTCCTCTCCATGCTCTTCTTCATCGAGCAGAACCTGGTGGCCGCCTTGGCTAATGCCCCGGAGAACAG GCTGGCGAAGGGTACTGCCTACCACTGGGACCTCCTGCTCGTCGCCATCATCAACACCGGGCTGTCTCTGTTTGGGCTGCCCTGGATCCACGCTGCCTACCCCCACTCCCCGTTGCACGTGCGGGCACTAGCCATGGTGGAAGAGCGTGTGGAGAATGGGCACATTTACGAGAC GATTGTGAGTGTGAAGGAGACGCGGTTGACCAGCCTGGGCGCCAGCATCCTGGTGGGCTTCTCCCTCCTGCTGCTGCCCTTCCCGCTGCAGTGGATCCCCAAGCCTGTGCTCTACGGCCTCTTTCTCTACATCGCGCTCACCTCCATCGACGGCAACCAGCTGTTTGCACGCATGGTCCTGCTGCTCAAGGACCAA ACCTCGTACCCACCCACCCACTACATCCGGAGGGTGCCCCAGAGGAAGATCCACTACTTCACAGGCCTGCAGGtcctgcagctgctgctgctcTGTGCCTTTGGCATGAGCACCCTGCCCTACATGAAGATGATCTTTCCCCTCATCATGATCGCCATGATCCCCATCCG ctACAACCTGCTGCCCCAAATCATTGAAGCCAAGTACCTGGACGCCATGGACGCTGAGCATTGA
- the ITPA gene encoding inosine triphosphate pyrophosphatase isoform X4, translating into MAASFSGKKIVFVTGNAKKLEEVIQILGDKFPCTLVAQKIDLPEYQGEPDEISIRKCQEAARQVQGPVLVEDTCLCFNALGGLPGPYIKWFLEKLKPEGLHQLLAGFQDKSAYALCTFALSTGDPSEPVRLFRGRTSGLITAIRPFPIISPAWAAVSTLLLPAPTLTEGRIVVPRGCRDFGWDPCFQPDGYEQTYAEMPKAEKNTISHRFQALLELQEYFGNLTPLGAGDDHSA; encoded by the exons GTCATTCAGATTCTAGGAGATAAGTTTCCATGCACTTTGGTGGCACAGAAGATTGACC TGCCAGAGTACCAAGGAGAGCCTGATGAGATTTCCATTCGGAAGTGTCAGGAGGCAGCTCGCCAG GTGCAGGGCCCTGTACTGGTAGAAGACACCTGTTTGTGCTTCAACGcccttgggggcctccctggcccCTACAT AAAGTGGTTTCTGGAGAAGTTAAAGCCTGAAG GTCTCCACCAGCTCCTGGCTGGGTTCCAAGACAAGTCGGCCTATGCACTCTGCACGTTCGCGCTCAGCACTGGGGACCCAAGTGAGCCTGTGCGCCTCTTCAGGGGCCGGACCTCG GGCCTGATCACTGCCATCCGACCATTCCCTATTATCTCCCCAGCTTGGGCTGCTGTTTCTACTTTGTTGCTGCCAGCCCCGACTTTAACTGAG GGCCGGATTGTGGTGCCCCGTGGCTGCCGAGATTTTGGCTGGGACCCCTGCTTTCAGCCTGATGGATATGAGCAGAC ATATGCAGAGATGCCCAAGGCTGAGAAGAACACCATCTCCCATCGCTTCCAGGCCCTGCTTGAGTTGCAAGAATACTTTGGCAACCTGACTCCACTTGGAGCTGGTGATGACCACTCTGCCTGA